A stretch of Treponema vincentii F0403 DNA encodes these proteins:
- a CDS encoding excinuclease ABC subunit A, protein MQHDKKRRPRHISIKGARVHNLKNIDVDIPLEMLVAIAGVSGSGKSSLALGTLYAEGSRRYLEALSTYTRRRITQSGRADIDEIHHIPAALALHQRPGIPGVRSTFGTASELLNSLRLMFSRLGSHVCPNGHRTPASMAVALMQPIVCPVCGESFYGPGAEAMAFNSDGACPVCSGTGMVREVDDSTLVPDESLSIEDGAVLPWKLFGLIAMPKTVAELGVRIDVPFSELTEEERHTVFAGEETKKMIVWHSKNGKVFELNCTYYNAHRAAENALHNVESEKGLDKIRKFLREAPCPECKGTRLSKAVRATTLAGKNLAEATALTLDELLQWVDIVPATLPPEMRPMALSIIGSLTDNARRLKDLGLGYLSLDRASSTLSTGERQRVQLARAVRNETLGVLYVLDEPSIGLHPSNIDGLMEVVNSLIADGNSVVLVDHDVHVLKRADYIIEMGPLAGNEGGTVIAQGSVEEIAQNPASKIAGFITETETVLTRKRAAKKDLFANGTIHLETEQIHTVHALKVDIPKGRLTAVTGVSGSGKTTLVLENLIPALQAAAGGNKVPPHVSKISAEGITRVNLIDAAPIGINVRSTIATYSGISDDLRKLFAGTKAAKEKKLTASEFSYNTGTLRCPTCDGTGQISLDVQFLPDVTITCPDCGGSRFGKEAESILWTPKKSEQSYSLPELMRMTVRKALPVFSASGVHKIAENLSVLQNLGLGYLTLGEDTPALSGGEAQRLKLAAEMGKTQNDAVFVFDEPTIGLHPLDVQVLLGVFHRLVKAGATVVVIEHDLDVIANSDYIIDMGPGGGAAGGKIVAYGTPEEITQNPASITGRYLAEVLKYGVIQ, encoded by the coding sequence ATGCAGCACGATAAAAAAAGGCGTCCACGCCATATCAGCATCAAAGGAGCGCGGGTACATAATTTGAAAAATATCGATGTGGATATTCCGCTTGAAATGCTAGTTGCTATTGCGGGTGTATCCGGTTCCGGTAAATCTTCGCTGGCGCTGGGAACGCTGTATGCCGAAGGTTCCAGACGGTATTTGGAAGCGCTGTCTACATATACCAGACGAAGAATTACACAGAGCGGCCGGGCGGATATCGATGAGATACACCATATTCCTGCTGCACTTGCCCTGCATCAAAGACCGGGTATTCCCGGAGTGCGCAGCACGTTCGGTACCGCTTCGGAACTATTGAATAGTCTGCGATTGATGTTTTCCCGGCTCGGCAGCCATGTATGTCCGAACGGGCACCGCACACCGGCGAGTATGGCGGTCGCGCTGATGCAGCCGATTGTCTGTCCCGTATGCGGTGAATCGTTTTACGGTCCCGGTGCGGAAGCCATGGCATTTAATTCGGACGGCGCATGTCCGGTCTGCAGCGGCACGGGCATGGTGCGCGAAGTGGATGACAGTACACTGGTGCCCGATGAAAGCCTCTCCATCGAGGACGGAGCCGTGTTGCCGTGGAAGCTTTTCGGGCTTATTGCGATGCCGAAAACCGTAGCCGAACTTGGAGTGCGCATCGACGTGCCGTTTTCCGAACTTACCGAAGAAGAGCGGCACACCGTCTTTGCAGGCGAAGAAACCAAAAAGATGATAGTATGGCATTCCAAAAACGGCAAAGTGTTTGAACTGAATTGCACCTACTATAATGCACACCGCGCTGCCGAAAATGCGCTGCATAATGTCGAATCGGAAAAGGGCTTGGATAAAATCCGCAAATTCTTACGTGAGGCGCCGTGCCCGGAGTGCAAAGGAACGCGGCTCTCAAAAGCCGTCAGAGCGACAACACTTGCAGGTAAAAATCTTGCCGAAGCGACGGCGCTGACACTTGACGAATTGCTCCAATGGGTGGATATCGTTCCCGCAACGCTGCCTCCGGAGATGCGTCCGATGGCGTTGAGCATTATCGGCTCGTTGACGGATAATGCACGGCGGCTGAAAGACCTCGGTCTCGGCTACCTTTCGCTCGACCGCGCAAGCAGCACGCTTTCTACGGGAGAGCGGCAGCGGGTACAGCTTGCACGTGCCGTCCGCAACGAAACACTGGGCGTTTTGTATGTGCTGGACGAACCGAGCATCGGTTTGCATCCATCTAATATCGACGGTTTAATGGAAGTCGTCAACAGTTTAATCGCGGACGGCAATTCCGTTGTGCTGGTTGACCACGATGTACATGTGTTAAAGCGTGCGGATTATATAATCGAAATGGGACCGCTTGCCGGAAACGAGGGCGGAACCGTCATCGCACAGGGTAGCGTCGAAGAAATTGCGCAAAATCCTGCTTCAAAGATTGCAGGCTTTATCACGGAAACGGAAACCGTTCTGACGCGGAAACGTGCAGCAAAAAAAGATTTGTTTGCAAACGGAACTATTCATCTGGAAACAGAGCAGATTCATACGGTACATGCGCTGAAGGTAGATATTCCTAAGGGTAGGCTTACGGCAGTAACAGGCGTCTCCGGTTCGGGTAAAACGACCCTCGTGCTGGAAAACCTTATCCCCGCGCTGCAGGCGGCCGCCGGAGGGAACAAAGTTCCGCCGCATGTTTCAAAGATTTCGGCTGAAGGAATTACGCGGGTAAATCTCATCGATGCAGCGCCTATCGGCATAAATGTCCGATCCACCATTGCAACATACAGCGGCATATCGGATGATTTACGCAAACTATTTGCGGGAACAAAGGCGGCAAAAGAAAAAAAACTTACTGCGAGTGAATTCTCATACAATACCGGAACACTCCGCTGTCCAACCTGTGACGGAACAGGACAAATATCGCTCGACGTACAATTTCTGCCGGATGTTACCATCACGTGCCCCGATTGCGGCGGCTCCCGTTTCGGCAAAGAAGCCGAGTCGATATTATGGACACCTAAAAAATCGGAACAAAGCTATTCGCTTCCGGAGCTTATGCGCATGACGGTACGCAAAGCGCTTCCCGTGTTTTCAGCTTCCGGCGTGCACAAGATAGCGGAAAATCTTTCGGTTTTACAGAACTTGGGACTCGGCTATCTGACACTTGGTGAAGATACCCCTGCTCTTTCGGGCGGGGAAGCGCAGCGGCTCAAACTTGCCGCCGAAATGGGAAAAACGCAAAACGATGCAGTGTTCGTATTTGATGAACCGACAATCGGACTGCACCCGCTTGACGTACAAGTGCTGCTCGGCGTATTTCACCGGCTTGTGAAAGCGGGCGCAACCGTTGTCGTCATCGAGCACGACCTCGATGTTATTGCAAACAGCGATTACATCATTGATATGGGGCCGGGTGGAGGCGCAGCTGGGGGAAAAATCGTCGCATACGGAACACCTGAAGAAATTACCCAAAATCCCGCCAGTATTACCGGCCGGTATCTTGCAGAGGTTTTGAAATATGGAGTGATACAATAA
- a CDS encoding TetR/AcrR family transcriptional regulator — MSISETQRKMLEVGKKEFLAKGFKDASLRKIVAEAGFTKGAFYGYYPDKAALFEALVSEAADGLVNMFKAAQDAHLDLIPSGDTAKSRELSTEYLRHFISYVYDHFDEFKLVLCCAEGTKYENYTHELVELEVERAEKYYRLLRKKNKIKGSVSRELHHMITSAYFTAAFETVVHDMTRKKAMGYIEELAAFFNSGWDGILKLV, encoded by the coding sequence ATGAGCATATCGGAAACGCAGAGAAAAATGCTGGAAGTAGGTAAAAAGGAATTTTTAGCAAAAGGATTTAAAGACGCATCTTTGCGGAAAATCGTAGCGGAGGCGGGGTTTACGAAGGGGGCATTCTACGGCTATTACCCGGATAAAGCCGCATTATTTGAAGCGCTTGTTTCGGAAGCGGCAGACGGATTGGTGAATATGTTCAAGGCTGCTCAGGATGCACATCTTGATTTGATTCCTTCAGGAGATACTGCCAAAAGTAGAGAATTGTCAACGGAGTATTTAAGACATTTCATAAGCTATGTTTATGATCATTTTGATGAATTTAAACTTGTACTTTGCTGTGCGGAAGGGACAAAATACGAGAATTATACCCATGAACTTGTGGAGCTTGAGGTAGAACGTGCAGAAAAATATTACAGACTTCTGCGGAAAAAAAATAAAATTAAAGGAAGCGTCAGTCGTGAACTTCATCACATGATTACCAGCGCGTACTTTACGGCAGCGTTTGAAACGGTGGTTCACGATATGACGAGGAAAAAGGCTATGGGGTATATTGAAGAGCTTGCAGCTTTCTTTAATTCGGGCTGGGACGGAATTTTAAAGCTTGTATAA
- a CDS encoding ABC transporter ATP-binding protein, which produces MSKKENSSKESSIKQLLAFATSCKNLLVSAVILAVLGAVAGVIPYLAVSKIIIALCAKDYNMRIIVAMAVIALAGYLMQLGCSTLSTIRSHRAAFTVLKNIRMQLTAKLARVPMGFVLDTPSGKFKTMLVDTVEKLELPLAHIIPELTANLLVPVLMFVYFFVLNWKLALIAFATFPIGLICYMGMMKDYEKRYAKVLTAGKNMDAATVEYIGGIEVIKAFNQSSTSYRKYAEAVKENEVSKKEWFKLTNPYYAAGLAIAPASLLGVLPLGSLFFIQGTLSSGNFISCIILSLGLIAPLIQALRYTDSLAMVDSTVKEIAKLLETDEINRPQENVPLEGNQIVFSSVSFSYGDTEVLHDLTFQTVPDGMTAIVGPSGSGKSTVARLIASFWEASGGEVIIGGYPVRNIPLSQVMDYVSYVSQDNYLFHLSIKENIRIGKPDATEEEIVQAAKRASCHEFITSLPNGYDTIAGDGGNNLSGGEKQRIAIARAILKNSPIIILDEATAFTDPENEAVIQRSIGELISGKTLIVIAHRLSTITMADKIIVMNQGKIEAQGRHEELLETCSLYHKLWEAHGYL; this is translated from the coding sequence GTGAGTAAAAAAGAGAATAGCTCAAAAGAAAGCTCGATAAAACAGCTGCTTGCCTTTGCAACATCATGCAAAAATTTGCTTGTCAGTGCCGTTATTTTGGCGGTTCTGGGAGCGGTGGCGGGCGTTATACCGTATCTTGCGGTGTCTAAAATCATTATCGCTTTATGTGCGAAAGATTATAATATGCGTATCATCGTTGCAATGGCGGTAATTGCACTTGCAGGTTATCTGATGCAGCTCGGATGTTCAACCTTATCTACGATACGCTCGCATCGTGCGGCATTCACCGTATTAAAAAATATTCGTATGCAGCTGACAGCAAAGCTTGCTCGTGTTCCGATGGGCTTTGTGCTGGATACTCCCTCCGGAAAATTTAAGACAATGCTGGTTGATACGGTAGAGAAACTGGAACTGCCGCTTGCTCATATAATACCGGAACTTACCGCAAATTTGCTTGTACCGGTTTTAATGTTTGTCTACTTCTTTGTTCTGAATTGGAAGCTGGCTCTTATCGCATTTGCAACATTTCCCATAGGACTTATTTGTTACATGGGTATGATGAAAGATTATGAAAAACGCTACGCTAAAGTTCTGACTGCCGGTAAAAATATGGACGCAGCCACAGTAGAATATATCGGCGGAATTGAGGTTATTAAAGCTTTTAATCAAAGCAGTACCTCGTATCGCAAATATGCGGAAGCCGTAAAAGAAAACGAAGTTTCAAAAAAAGAATGGTTCAAATTAACAAACCCGTATTATGCAGCGGGACTTGCCATCGCTCCGGCAAGCCTTTTGGGCGTATTACCGCTTGGCAGTTTGTTTTTTATACAAGGTACGTTATCTTCCGGAAATTTCATATCGTGTATCATCTTATCTCTCGGTCTTATCGCTCCGCTCATTCAGGCATTGCGCTATACCGACAGCCTTGCAATGGTGGATTCCACCGTCAAAGAAATTGCAAAACTTTTGGAGACAGATGAAATAAACCGGCCTCAGGAAAATGTTCCGCTGGAAGGAAATCAAATAGTATTTTCATCTGTCAGTTTTTCGTATGGAGATACGGAAGTTTTGCATGATCTTACCTTTCAAACCGTACCGGATGGAATGACCGCTATTGTAGGACCTTCAGGTTCCGGTAAATCTACGGTTGCACGGTTGATTGCATCTTTCTGGGAGGCAAGCGGCGGTGAAGTGATTATCGGCGGTTATCCGGTACGGAATATTCCCCTTTCACAAGTGATGGATTATGTCTCGTATGTTTCGCAAGATAACTATCTCTTTCATCTGTCTATCAAAGAAAATATCAGAATAGGAAAACCGGATGCTACGGAGGAAGAAATTGTGCAGGCGGCGAAAAGGGCAAGCTGTCATGAATTTATTACATCACTTCCGAATGGTTACGACACGATAGCAGGCGACGGCGGCAACAATCTTTCAGGCGGAGAAAAACAGCGTATCGCAATCGCAAGAGCAATATTAAAAAACAGTCCTATCATTATTCTGGATGAAGCAACCGCTTTTACCGATCCTGAAAATGAAGCGGTGATTCAACGTTCCATCGGAGAACTGATTAGCGGCAAGACCTTGATCGTCATCGCTCATAGATTATCCACGATCACAATGGCAGACAAAATTATCGTAATGAATCAAGGAAAGATAGAAGCCCAAGGACGGCATGAAGAACTCTTGGAAACCTGTTCACTGTATCATAAACTATGGGAAGCACATGGGTATCTCTAA
- a CDS encoding ABC transporter ATP-binding protein — translation MLKMFKRLLEFAGTEKRKLILSFVFHICHSFFEMLPIMAILTVLTGILSSTEGSAMPHRVIWVSFGIMILSVIGKIIFINVSSVQRTLGSFAMCSNWRMELGEKLKRAPMGYFSEHRLGDITAAATTTLGDLETSAVTILETVAGGFVHAVIIGLWLLIYEWRIGLLMFAGLLISSLVYKKTQTAGEKYAPRRQAAQAGLVTGILEYIQGMGVVRAFGLYEQSGKAVDAAIYESAESNIVLERVFSGLAAAFQMVFKFIRAAILIIVPYLLIHGEITAPKCLLLTIASFMIYSTVELAGSTAAVARAVDASLNRLDEISEIPLLDENGKALTPACYDIVVRNVSFSYNGKEVIHDVSFQVPQKTGCAIVGSSGSGKTTLCSLIARFWDVDNGEILLGGINVKEYTCDTLLKNFSIVFQHVYLFEDTIENNIKFGKPNATMDEVIFAAKKACCHDFISALPNGYRTQVGEGGATLSGGEKQRISIARAILKDAPIVILDEATASVDPENEQELQKAIDELTKNKTLIIIAHRLNTVRKAEQILVIDDGSIVQRGTHSELMAQEGVYRRFVNIREEAIGWKIGENAAKL, via the coding sequence ATGCTTAAAATGTTCAAACGCTTGCTTGAATTTGCAGGCACTGAAAAAAGAAAACTGATACTGTCTTTTGTTTTTCATATATGCCATTCGTTTTTTGAAATGCTCCCTATTATGGCAATTTTAACCGTATTAACGGGGATATTATCATCTACTGAGGGGAGCGCTATGCCTCACCGCGTAATTTGGGTATCATTCGGAATTATGATCCTGAGTGTTATCGGTAAAATTATTTTTATCAATGTATCTTCCGTACAAAGGACGTTGGGAAGTTTTGCTATGTGTTCAAATTGGCGCATGGAACTCGGTGAAAAATTAAAACGTGCGCCAATGGGATATTTTAGCGAACATCGTCTGGGCGATATTACCGCTGCCGCAACGACCACACTCGGTGATCTTGAAACAAGCGCGGTAACTATACTGGAAACCGTGGCAGGCGGATTTGTACATGCGGTTATCATCGGTTTGTGGCTTTTAATCTATGAATGGAGAATAGGGCTTTTAATGTTTGCGGGGCTTCTGATTTCAAGCCTTGTATATAAAAAAACGCAGACAGCGGGAGAAAAATATGCTCCGCGCAGGCAGGCGGCACAGGCGGGGCTTGTAACCGGAATACTCGAATATATCCAAGGAATGGGTGTGGTAAGAGCTTTTGGTCTTTATGAACAATCCGGCAAAGCGGTAGATGCCGCCATTTATGAAAGTGCAGAATCGAATATCGTTCTGGAAAGAGTGTTTTCAGGATTGGCAGCAGCCTTTCAAATGGTATTTAAGTTCATCCGGGCGGCAATCTTAATCATAGTACCGTATCTTTTGATTCATGGAGAAATCACTGCACCCAAATGTCTGCTGCTGACGATTGCAAGCTTTATGATTTATTCTACAGTGGAACTTGCCGGAAGTACGGCGGCCGTAGCAAGAGCGGTAGACGCATCGCTTAACAGGCTTGATGAAATATCCGAAATACCGCTTTTAGATGAAAACGGCAAAGCGCTTACTCCCGCTTGTTACGATATCGTGGTTCGGAATGTGTCTTTTTCATATAACGGCAAAGAAGTTATACACGATGTGAGCTTTCAAGTTCCGCAAAAAACCGGCTGCGCGATTGTAGGTTCTTCCGGTTCCGGAAAGACGACGCTGTGCAGTTTAATTGCGAGATTTTGGGATGTCGATAACGGTGAGATTTTGCTCGGCGGTATTAATGTAAAGGAGTATACCTGCGACACTCTTTTGAAAAATTTTTCAATCGTATTTCAGCACGTTTATTTATTTGAAGATACGATTGAAAATAATATAAAATTCGGAAAACCGAATGCGACAATGGACGAGGTGATCTTTGCTGCAAAAAAAGCCTGCTGTCATGATTTTATCTCCGCACTTCCGAACGGCTATCGGACACAAGTCGGAGAAGGCGGAGCTACGTTATCGGGAGGAGAAAAGCAGCGTATTTCCATCGCGAGAGCGATTTTAAAAGATGCTCCGATTGTAATTTTAGATGAAGCGACTGCCAGTGTGGATCCTGAAAATGAACAGGAATTACAGAAGGCAATCGATGAACTGACAAAGAATAAAACGTTGATTATCATTGCCCACCGTTTGAATACCGTCCGAAAAGCGGAACAAATTCTTGTTATTGATGATGGAAGTATCGTGCAGAGAGGGACGCACAGTGAACTGATGGCTCAAGAGGGGGTTTACAGACGATTTGTAAATATTCGAGAAGAAGCCATCGGATGGAAAATAGGTGAGAACGCAGCAAAACTTTAG
- a CDS encoding MptD family putative ECF transporter S component has product MNDQNGFEKKGLSVKVRKRWSITILGIIMGLLFFVTGMHWSMALGNIAMGIIADIIAGLGGYTNKKVNALSYMVLMLANTYTYLIFFIDPAGWTQAMLKKGTDASYIETMNASATGWMPAVIIGGTLLTAAFSAWVGGKMLKKQFEKAGVL; this is encoded by the coding sequence ATGAATGATCAAAACGGTTTTGAAAAAAAAGGATTATCGGTAAAGGTTCGGAAACGCTGGAGCATTACCATACTCGGCATTATTATGGGGCTGCTCTTTTTTGTTACCGGAATGCATTGGTCGATGGCGCTTGGAAATATCGCAATGGGCATTATTGCCGATATCATTGCAGGACTCGGCGGATATACCAATAAAAAGGTAAACGCGCTTTCGTATATGGTTCTGATGCTTGCCAATACCTATACCTATCTTATTTTCTTTATCGATCCTGCAGGATGGACACAAGCGATGCTCAAAAAGGGAACGGATGCCTCTTATATCGAAACGATGAACGCATCGGCGACAGGGTGGATGCCTGCGGTAATTATCGGAGGAACACTGCTTACAGCGGCATTCAGTGCATGGGTCGGCGGGAAAATGCTGAAAAAACAATTTGAAAAGGCGGGGGTGCTGTAA
- a CDS encoding AbrB/MazE/SpoVT family DNA-binding domain-containing protein, translating to MELAKVTSKGQITIPLTIRKALQLKTGDKVFFEENQGKFYITNASLIALANIQRQMSTTAENADFKSEEDVVAYIKALRKNR from the coding sequence ATGGAATTAGCTAAAGTAACGTCAAAAGGTCAAATAACAATTCCTCTGACGATAAGGAAAGCTTTGCAGTTGAAAACGGGAGATAAAGTATTTTTTGAAGAAAATCAAGGAAAATTCTACATCACAAACGCTTCTTTGATTGCATTGGCGAATATTCAAAGGCAGATGTCAACTACAGCAGAAAATGCAGACTTTAAGTCGGAAGAAGATGTCGTAGCCTATATCAAAGCATTGCGAAAGAATCGATGA
- a CDS encoding putative toxin-antitoxin system toxin component, PIN family has product MRVFVDANVIISAILFPNGKTAFVFSHLLEKHTVIISSYTKYECREVFEKKFPAQMDLLDAFFEGISYEKFQSPEKYDETKYPRIRDIRDLPVLVSAILSDSDVLITGDKDFEEVKIDKPLIFSPTKYYELIN; this is encoded by the coding sequence ATGAGAGTTTTTGTAGATGCCAATGTCATAATTTCAGCGATATTATTTCCTAACGGAAAAACAGCATTTGTCTTTTCTCATCTACTTGAAAAGCATACGGTAATAATATCGTCATACACAAAATATGAATGCCGCGAAGTTTTTGAAAAGAAGTTCCCCGCACAAATGGATTTACTTGATGCATTTTTTGAAGGCATTAGCTATGAGAAATTTCAAAGTCCCGAAAAATACGATGAAACAAAATATCCCAGAATTCGTGATATAAGAGATTTGCCTGTATTGGTTTCAGCAATATTGTCAGACTCGGATGTTTTGATAACAGGTGATAAAGATTTTGAAGAAGTTAAAATTGATAAGCCGTTGATTTTTAGCCCGACAAAATATTATGAATTGATAAATTAA
- a CDS encoding energy-coupling factor transporter transmembrane component T, producing the protein MEKRVSFIFDPRTKLFILLLCVIAASISPSLEYNLGLVLLVGITGMLCGKRRSAVIGIAGYVLLYALTIWAAGMTGTLKTTLLAAFGLFHKVYACGMMGGLLISSTKVNAFMSALNRLRSLFHRFPQLCQQRIAFHK; encoded by the coding sequence GTGGAAAAACGAGTAAGCTTTATTTTTGATCCGCGGACAAAGCTTTTTATACTACTGCTGTGCGTGATTGCCGCCTCAATTTCTCCGTCCCTTGAGTATAACCTCGGCTTGGTTCTGCTGGTCGGGATAACGGGTATGCTGTGCGGGAAACGGCGGAGTGCAGTTATCGGGATAGCGGGATATGTGCTGCTGTATGCGCTCACGATATGGGCTGCCGGTATGACGGGAACACTGAAAACAACGCTGCTTGCAGCCTTTGGGCTGTTTCATAAGGTGTACGCCTGCGGAATGATGGGCGGTTTGCTTATTTCATCGACAAAGGTGAATGCATTTATGTCGGCACTGAATCGTCTCCGTAGCTTATTTCACCGCTTCCCTCAACTTTGTCAGCAGCGCATCGCTTTTCATAAATGA
- a CDS encoding N-6 DNA methylase — protein MPNIGGIIKSLQNIMRKDQGVSGDAQRIEQLGWMVTLKILDDKEAELELLHDEYVSVVPEELKWRSWAADGEGVTGDEMKDFVDTVLFPGLQNLDVSTGNKRAVLLRDIFAGTNNYMKNGTIIRQVVNKLNEINFNASEDRHLFGDIYESLLRDLQSAGNYGEFYTPRAVTEIMTELINPRLGEKVLDPACGTSGFLTSTIENIRAKDVHSVEDLKVLEETIRGHELKPLPFMLCVTNLILHDIEVPNVMNGDSLNREYTSITERDRVDVILANPPFGASVSDGVETNYPAQFRTTESADLFLLLMIRLLKKGGRAAIVLPDGSLTGDGVKQRIRQEFLEQCNVHTIVRLPNSVFQPYASVATNLLFFTKGEPTRDIWYWEHKLPEGQKSYSKTKPIRKSEFEPLKAWWNSRVENEHVWKVNIETLKTNGYNLDIKNPYIKEEEVTHTTAELLELLHQSFMKSDALLTKLREAVK, from the coding sequence ATGCCGAATATTGGTGGAATTATAAAATCATTGCAAAATATTATGCGGAAAGATCAGGGAGTTTCGGGGGATGCGCAGCGTATTGAACAGCTGGGGTGGATGGTTACGCTCAAAATTCTTGATGACAAAGAAGCGGAGCTTGAACTTTTGCATGATGAGTATGTTTCGGTAGTGCCGGAAGAATTGAAGTGGCGGAGCTGGGCGGCTGACGGCGAAGGGGTTACCGGGGATGAGATGAAAGATTTTGTCGATACGGTATTGTTCCCCGGACTGCAAAATCTTGATGTTTCGACGGGAAATAAACGTGCAGTTTTGCTTCGTGATATTTTTGCGGGGACGAACAACTATATGAAAAACGGCACAATTATCCGGCAGGTGGTGAATAAGCTGAATGAAATTAATTTTAATGCGAGTGAAGACCGGCATCTGTTTGGAGATATTTACGAAAGTTTGTTGCGCGATTTACAGAGTGCGGGGAACTATGGAGAGTTTTACACTCCACGTGCTGTAACGGAAATAATGACGGAGCTGATAAATCCGCGGCTTGGAGAAAAGGTTCTGGATCCTGCATGCGGCACCAGCGGCTTTTTAACAAGCACAATCGAAAATATCCGTGCGAAGGATGTTCATTCCGTTGAGGATTTGAAGGTGCTGGAAGAAACGATACGCGGTCATGAGCTGAAGCCGCTGCCGTTTATGCTCTGTGTTACGAATCTGATTTTGCATGATATTGAAGTACCGAATGTGATGAATGGGGACAGCTTGAACCGCGAATACACGAGCATTACGGAGCGAGACCGTGTTGATGTGATTCTTGCAAATCCGCCGTTCGGTGCAAGTGTCAGCGATGGGGTTGAAACAAACTATCCGGCTCAGTTCCGCACCACAGAAAGCGCAGATTTGTTTTTGCTGTTGATGATCCGCTTGCTTAAAAAAGGTGGACGCGCTGCGATTGTGCTGCCGGATGGGTCGTTGACCGGGGATGGTGTAAAGCAGAGAATCCGGCAGGAGTTTTTAGAGCAGTGTAATGTGCACACGATCGTGCGTTTGCCTAACTCCGTGTTTCAGCCGTATGCGTCGGTAGCCACGAATTTGTTGTTCTTTACAAAAGGTGAGCCGACACGGGACATCTGGTACTGGGAGCATAAACTGCCGGAGGGGCAGAAATCCTACTCCAAAACAAAGCCTATTCGGAAGAGTGAGTTCGAACCGCTAAAAGCATGGTGGAATAGCCGTGTCGAAAATGAACACGTCTGGAAGGTCAATATTGAAACCTTAAAAACCAACGGCTATAACCTGGATATAAAAAATCCATATATAAAGGAAGAAGAAGTAACGCACACCACGGCGGAATTGCTGGAGCTGCTGCACCAGTCATTTATGAAAAGCGATGCGCTGCTGACAAAGTTGAGGGAAGCGGTGAAATAA